A genomic region of Candidatus Obscuribacterales bacterium contains the following coding sequences:
- a CDS encoding DUF2811 domain-containing protein produces MNASVSILAEIPEDLHESLQGYLDNHPEWDQDRVFSAALSLFLLQNSQTTTPDATRSYRRAARVYLDTLFKHAV; encoded by the coding sequence ATGAATGCAAGCGTCAGCATCTTGGCAGAAATCCCTGAAGATCTGCACGAGTCTCTTCAAGGCTATCTAGACAACCATCCAGAATGGGATCAAGATCGGGTGTTTTCCGCTGCTCTATCGCTGTTTTTGTTGCAGAATAGCCAAACCACCACTCCCGATGCCACGCGCTCCTATCGTCGGGCAGCCCGAGTTTACCTAGATACCCTCTTCAAACATGCCGTTTAG